The following proteins are co-located in the Papaver somniferum cultivar HN1 unplaced genomic scaffold, ASM357369v1 unplaced-scaffold_128, whole genome shotgun sequence genome:
- the LOC113332105 gene encoding xylulose kinase 2-like, translating to MEDYSLPKDSLFLGFDSSTQSCKATVLDSNLNIVTSDVVHFDSELSHYKTKDGVHRDPSGDGRIVSPTLMWIEALELLLEKLSKSGLDFGKIVAVSGSGQQHGSVYWKKGSLAKLGKLDASKSLKDQLNDAFSTNESPVWMDSSTTAQCREIENAVGGALELSRLTGSRGYERFTGPQIRKIFQTQPDVYADTERISLVSSFMACLLTGSYASIDETDGAGMNLMDIEERVWSKIVLEATAPGLEEKLGNLAPAHAVAGLVAPYFVEKYHFDKNCVVVQWSGDNPNSLAGLTLNTPGDLAISLGTSDTVFGIASEPRPRLEGHVFPNPVDPKSYMVMLCYKNGSLTREDIRNKYAEQSWDTFNNYLEKTSPLNGGKLGFYYKDHEILPPLPVGFHRYVLDNFAGDSIEGLKEHEAEEFDGASEVRAVIEGQFLSMRAHSERFGMPNPPKRIIATGGASANQSILKSIAAIFGCDIYTVQRPDSASLGAALRAAHGWLCNNKGKFVPISCMYENKLEKTALSCKLLMPAGDPQLLPKYTLLMKKRTEIEDRLVQKLGRQ from the exons ATGGAAGATTATTCTCTCCCTAAAGATTCTCTGTTTCTTGGATTTGATAGCTCTACAca GTCATGTAAGGCAACAGTATTGGACTCCAATCTTAACATAGTAACTTCAGATGTTGTTCATTTTGATTCTGAATTGTCTCATTATAAAACTAAAGATGGAGTTCATAGAGACCCATCTGGTGATGGTAGAATTGTATCCCCAACATTAATGTGGATAGAGGCTTTAGAACTTTTACTCGAAAAGTTAAGCAAATCAGGACTGGATTTTGGAAAGATTGTTGCTGTTTCTGGTAGTGGACAGCAACATGGTAGTGTTTACTGGAAGAAAGGCAGTTTGGCGAAGTTGGGGAAGTTGGATGCATCGAAATCGTTGAAGGATCAACTTAATGATGCATTTTCGACAAACGAGTCGCCTGTATGGATGGATAGTAGCACTACTGCTCAATGCAGAGAGATAGAGAATGCAGTAGGAGGTGCATTGGAATTGTCTCGATTGACTGGATCACGTGGTTATGAAAGGTTCACAGGTCCTCAAATCAGAAAGATATTCCAGACACAGCCGGATGTGTATGCTGATACAGAGAGGATTTCCCTTGTTAGCTCTTTCATGGCATGTCTTTTAACTGGGTCTTATGCAAGCATTGATGAAACCGATGGTGCTGGGATGAACTTGATGGATATCGAAGAACGTGTTTGGTCTAAGATTGTATTGGAG GCTACAGCGCCAGGGTTAGAAGAGAAGCTCGGGAATTTAGCACCTGCCCATGCTGTTGCTGGTTTAGTTGCTCCTTATTTTGTCGAAAA ATATCACTTTGACAAGAATTGCGTAGTTGTTCAATGGTCTGGAGACAATCCGAACAGCTTGGCAG GTTTGACTCTCAATACTCCTGGGGACCTGGCTATAAGTCTTGGAACCAGTGATACT GTATTTGGGATTGCTAGTGAACCTCGTCCTCGATTAGAAGGACATGTTTTTCCTAATCCCGTTGATCCAAAGAGCTACATGGTAATGCTTTGCTATAAGAATGGGTCTCTGACACGTGAAG ATATAAGAAACAAGTACGCGGAACAATCGTGGGATACTTTCAACAACTATctagaaaaaacatcaccactAAATG GTGGAAAGCTAGGATTCTACTATAAAGACCATGAAATTCTTCCTCCTTTACCAG TTGGCTTCCATCGTTATGTTCTTGATAACTTCGCGGGTGACTCAATAGAGGGGTTAAAAGAGCATGAAGCAGAAGAGTTTGATGGAGCATCAGAG GTACGGGCAGTAATTGAAGGTCAGTTTCTATCTATGAGAGCTCATTCTGAAAGGTTTGGAATGCCAAATCCACCCAAAAGAATAATAGCAACTGGCGGTGCATCAGCCAATCAGAGCATTCTTAAGTCAATAGCGGCAATTTTTGGTTGTGATATATATACAGTCCAAAGACCCG ATTCTGCTTCTCTAGGAGCTGCCCTTAGGGCAGCACATGGGTGGCTTTGCAACAATAAGGGAAAGTTTGTACCAATCTCATGCATGTATGAAAATAAGTTAGAGAAAACAGCTCTTAGCTGCAAGCTTTTGATGCCTGCTGGAGATCCACAACTACTTCCTAAATACACCTTGTTGATGAAGAAAAGAACTGAAATTGAAGATCGCCTTGTTCAGAAACTGGGCCGTCAGTGA